The Lutibacter profundi genome includes a region encoding these proteins:
- a CDS encoding c-type cytochrome, translated as MKTKMNIGFGLLLAVLIVSAYGFQGNNSKSTLNNYEPKKKELNITGSELFQNNCAACHGTDRKGNLPTFPSLVNINQKLSKNQIGELLQTGRNIMPNFSHLSSSERNAIVGFLYGESTSSAVATKISSVEKGKNLFIANCARCHQPNPKNLNGQNQMQNQLGMGMKPPVLNGVNKWVNIYQFKQILNMGPCYMPSFASMDNEDKEDIYTYLSSLKTNYQSNNRMRRGCRMGMMR; from the coding sequence ATGAAAACAAAAATGAATATAGGTTTCGGTTTATTATTAGCCGTATTAATTGTGTCTGCTTATGGTTTTCAAGGCAACAACTCTAAATCTACATTAAACAATTATGAACCTAAAAAAAAAGAGTTAAATATTACAGGAAGCGAGTTATTTCAAAATAATTGCGCTGCTTGTCATGGAACAGACCGAAAAGGGAATTTACCAACTTTTCCTTCTTTGGTTAACATTAACCAAAAGTTAAGTAAAAATCAAATAGGCGAGCTACTTCAAACGGGAAGAAATATAATGCCTAATTTCTCACATTTATCCAGTTCAGAAAGAAATGCTATTGTAGGATTTTTATATGGTGAATCAACTTCATCTGCCGTTGCAACAAAAATTTCTTCAGTAGAAAAAGGAAAAAACCTTTTTATAGCAAATTGTGCACGTTGTCACCAACCTAATCCCAAAAATTTAAACGGTCAAAATCAAATGCAAAATCAATTGGGAATGGGAATGAAACCTCCTGTGCTTAATGGGGTTAATAAATGGGTTAATATTTATCAATTTAAACAAATTTTAAATATGGGGCCTTGTTATATGCCTTCATTTGCTTCAATGGATAATGAAGATAAAGAAGATATTTATACCTATTTAAGTTCGTTGAAAACGAACTATCAAAGTAATAACAGAATGAGAAGAGGATGCCGTATGGGGATGATGAGATAA
- a CDS encoding SHOCT domain-containing protein: MWYECNNNWHYFGMHGFWWLFWIIALIVIFLVLKPYLINKKEKDSSLEILRRKYASGNISTEEYEERKRILENE, encoded by the coding sequence ATGTGGTACGAATGTAATAATAATTGGCATTATTTTGGAATGCACGGATTTTGGTGGCTCTTTTGGATCATCGCATTAATTGTAATCTTTTTGGTCTTAAAACCATATTTGATTAATAAAAAAGAAAAAGATTCTTCACTAGAAATTTTAAGACGTAAATACGCCTCTGGTAACATCTCTACTGAAGAGTATGAAGAAAGAAAAAGAATACTTGAAAATGAGTAA
- a CDS encoding SHOCT domain-containing protein, giving the protein MWWNDCDSREYFYVSHGIWWFFWLAILVIAYLMLKAYLDSKKEKDSSLKILKRKYALGEISTEEYEERKRVLEKK; this is encoded by the coding sequence ATGTGGTGGAATGATTGCGATAGTAGAGAATATTTTTATGTCTCACATGGAATTTGGTGGTTCTTTTGGTTGGCGATATTAGTTATTGCCTATTTAATGCTAAAAGCATATTTAGATAGTAAAAAGGAGAAAGATTCATCTTTAAAAATATTAAAGCGTAAATATGCCTTAGGAGAAATTTCTACAGAAGAATATGAAGAAAGAAAAAGGGTATTAGAAAAAAAATAG
- a CDS encoding DUF302 domain-containing protein — protein MDYYFNKIVSGDFNQTIEKVKEVLKTEGFGVLTEIDIKATLKKKLDVEFYNYIILGACNPTFAYKALQTEDKIGTMLPCNVIVQEKKLGKIEVSAVDPAASMNAIENEALIKVASQVRDKLKRVIDKL, from the coding sequence ATGGACTATTATTTCAATAAAATTGTTTCAGGAGATTTTAATCAAACAATAGAAAAAGTAAAAGAAGTATTAAAAACAGAAGGTTTTGGAGTACTTACAGAAATAGATATTAAAGCAACTTTAAAGAAGAAACTAGATGTTGAATTTTATAATTATATAATTTTAGGAGCCTGCAACCCTACCTTTGCATATAAAGCATTACAAACTGAAGATAAAATTGGTACAATGCTTCCGTGCAATGTAATTGTTCAAGAAAAAAAGCTTGGGAAAATTGAAGTATCAGCAGTAGACCCTGCAGCTTCAATGAACGCAATTGAAAATGAAGCATTAATAAAAGTAGCTTCACAAGTAAGAGATAAATTAAAAAGGGTAATTGATAAACTATAA